Proteins found in one Apostichopus japonicus isolate 1M-3 chromosome 16, ASM3797524v1, whole genome shotgun sequence genomic segment:
- the LOC139982931 gene encoding uncharacterized protein isoform X3, which yields MEATLYVSFQLFLILNMAFAVIPAAVFNYRKAINGSVLLNVSGTEEGNTNYWVFQGKFLFFEGVLARWELSDSLHLLQNKSLHIQPISLLNIGKYECIKNNETLVTYFLDVEVPPTLSVNVDGHSYHDNGETVYIPYNTTIPVSCYATGGRPAVNLSIAVDNEEISPSDSNTTTNAILYGTRFDTRITVSLLTAEETGNLSCLSSGLDYYPEQRLDVTLSTYVSLESVCPTLRGDKTYVHAGDTCTDNIYLKYYTHLQHTDLPYA from the exons ATGGAAGCAACTCTCTACGTATCTTTTCAACTTTTTCTTATCCTTAACATGGCCTTTGCTGTAATTCCAGCTGCTGTATTCAATTATCGAAAAGCGATTAATGGATCTGTTTTGCTTAATGTTAGTGGCACTGAGGAAGGCAACACAAATTATTGGGTATTTCAAggaaaattcctcttctttgaAGGTGTATTAGCGCGTTGGGAATTGAGCGACAGTTTGCACTTGCTTCAAAATAAGTCATTACACATCCAGCCGATCTCGTTGCTGAATATTGGAAAATACGAATGCATCAAGAACAACGAGACTTTGGTAACGTATTTCTTAGACGTAGAAG TTCCACCGACTTTATCTGTAAATGTGGACGGGCATTCATACCATGATAATGGAGAAACGGTTTACATACCTTACAATACAACCATACCTGTTTCATGTTACGCTACTGGTGGGAGACCTGCGGTGAATCTATCTATTGCGGTGGATAATGAAGAAATATCACCATCAGATAGCAACACTACAACCAATGCAATTCTGTACGGCACCAGATTTGACACAAGGATAACGGTTTCACTGCTAACAGCCGAAGAAACAGGTAATCTTTCGTGTCTTAGTAGCGGCTTAGACTACTACCCAGAACAACGGTTGGATGTCACCTTATCAACTTATG TATCCCTGGAATCAGTGTGCCCAACACTGCGTGGTGATAAAACGTATGTGCATGCTGGTGATACTTGCACGGACAATATATATCTCAAATATTACAC CCATCTACAACACACAGATTTGCCATACGCTTGA
- the LOC139982931 gene encoding uncharacterized protein isoform X2: MEATLYVSFQLFLILNMAFAVIPAAVFNYRKAINGSVLLNVSGTEEGNTNYWVFQGKFLFFEGVLARWELSDSLHLLQNKSLHIQPISLLNIGKYECIKNNETLVTYFLDVEVPPTLSVNVDGHSYHDNGETVYIPYNTTIPVSCYATGGRPAVNLSIAVDNEEISPSDSNTTTNAILYGTRFDTRITVSLLTAEETGNLSCLSSGLDYYPEQRLDVTLSTYVSLESVCPTLRGDKTYVHAGDTCTDNIYLKYYTIPGFIGLNTAS; this comes from the exons ATGGAAGCAACTCTCTACGTATCTTTTCAACTTTTTCTTATCCTTAACATGGCCTTTGCTGTAATTCCAGCTGCTGTATTCAATTATCGAAAAGCGATTAATGGATCTGTTTTGCTTAATGTTAGTGGCACTGAGGAAGGCAACACAAATTATTGGGTATTTCAAggaaaattcctcttctttgaAGGTGTATTAGCGCGTTGGGAATTGAGCGACAGTTTGCACTTGCTTCAAAATAAGTCATTACACATCCAGCCGATCTCGTTGCTGAATATTGGAAAATACGAATGCATCAAGAACAACGAGACTTTGGTAACGTATTTCTTAGACGTAGAAG TTCCACCGACTTTATCTGTAAATGTGGACGGGCATTCATACCATGATAATGGAGAAACGGTTTACATACCTTACAATACAACCATACCTGTTTCATGTTACGCTACTGGTGGGAGACCTGCGGTGAATCTATCTATTGCGGTGGATAATGAAGAAATATCACCATCAGATAGCAACACTACAACCAATGCAATTCTGTACGGCACCAGATTTGACACAAGGATAACGGTTTCACTGCTAACAGCCGAAGAAACAGGTAATCTTTCGTGTCTTAGTAGCGGCTTAGACTACTACCCAGAACAACGGTTGGATGTCACCTTATCAACTTATG TATCCCTGGAATCAGTGTGCCCAACACTGCGTGGTGATAAAACGTATGTGCATGCTGGTGATACTTGCACGGACAATATATATCTCAAATATTACAC TATTCCTGGATTCATTGGGCTTAACACTGCGTCGTGA
- the LOC139982931 gene encoding uncharacterized protein isoform X1, which produces MEATLYVSFQLFLILNMAFAVIPAAVFNYRKAINGSVLLNVSGTEEGNTNYWVFQGKFLFFEGVLARWELSDSLHLLQNKSLHIQPISLLNIGKYECIKNNETLVTYFLDVEVPPTLSVNVDGHSYHDNGETVYIPYNTTIPVSCYATGGRPAVNLSIAVDNEEISPSDSNTTTNAILYGTRFDTRITVSLLTAEETGNLSCLSSGLDYYPEQRLDVTLSTYVSLESVCPTLRGDKTYVHAGDTCTDNIYLKYYTNRVSLLRKVWISSFQEIAIDTTDRLVYTENVYYTAMSLRDPRRNNVLNR; this is translated from the exons ATGGAAGCAACTCTCTACGTATCTTTTCAACTTTTTCTTATCCTTAACATGGCCTTTGCTGTAATTCCAGCTGCTGTATTCAATTATCGAAAAGCGATTAATGGATCTGTTTTGCTTAATGTTAGTGGCACTGAGGAAGGCAACACAAATTATTGGGTATTTCAAggaaaattcctcttctttgaAGGTGTATTAGCGCGTTGGGAATTGAGCGACAGTTTGCACTTGCTTCAAAATAAGTCATTACACATCCAGCCGATCTCGTTGCTGAATATTGGAAAATACGAATGCATCAAGAACAACGAGACTTTGGTAACGTATTTCTTAGACGTAGAAG TTCCACCGACTTTATCTGTAAATGTGGACGGGCATTCATACCATGATAATGGAGAAACGGTTTACATACCTTACAATACAACCATACCTGTTTCATGTTACGCTACTGGTGGGAGACCTGCGGTGAATCTATCTATTGCGGTGGATAATGAAGAAATATCACCATCAGATAGCAACACTACAACCAATGCAATTCTGTACGGCACCAGATTTGACACAAGGATAACGGTTTCACTGCTAACAGCCGAAGAAACAGGTAATCTTTCGTGTCTTAGTAGCGGCTTAGACTACTACCCAGAACAACGGTTGGATGTCACCTTATCAACTTATG TATCCCTGGAATCAGTGTGCCCAACACTGCGTGGTGATAAAACGTATGTGCATGCTGGTGATACTTGCACGGACAATATATATCTCAAATATTACAC AAATCGGGTAAGCCTCCTTCGAAAGGTCTGGATTTCATCGTTCCAAGAAATTGCCATAGACACAACCGACCGTTTAGTATACACAGAGAACGTGTATTATACAGCCATGTCCCTACGAGACCCAAGGAGAAACAACGTGCTTAACAGATGA
- the LOC139982930 gene encoding uncharacterized protein isoform X3: MEASIYVYFQVFLILNMAYSVNSAGVFNYRKAVNGSVLLNVCHNETDHKIGWKFQDKFLTFEGLLVRNPLSESLHLLHNKSLYIQPISLLNIGKYECTKNRETLLTYFLDVEVPPTLSMTVDGHSYHDNGDTLYIPHNKTIPVSCSATGSRPVVNLSITVDNEEISPSDSNTTTNAILNGTFFDTRIVFALLTAEETGNLTCYCSGLSYYLEQRLEVSYSTYVFLESVGLTLRRDNTLMQVAIGFQKSGKTPSKDLDFVVPRNCHWPSRTFIIHNKPKLCSHVPARVQGSRTSIHML, translated from the exons ATGGAAGCATCTATCTACGTATATTTTCAAGTATTCCTTATCCTTAACATGGCCTATTCTGTAAATTCAGCTGGTGTTTTTAATTACCGAAAAGCGGTTAATGGATCTGTTTTGCTTAATGTTTGTCACAATGAGACAGACCACAAAATTGGTTGGAAATTTCAAGACAAATTTCTCACTTTCGAAGGTCTACTAGTGCGTAATCCATTGAGCGAGAGTTTGCACTTACTTCACAACAAGTCATTATACATCCAGCCGATCTCGTTGCTGAATATTGGAAAGTACGAATGCACCAAGAACCGGGAGACTTTGCTAACGTATTTCCTAGAcgtggaag TTCCACCGACTTTATCTATGACCGTAGACGGGCATTCATACCATGATAATGGAGATACGCTTTACATACCTCACAATAAAACCATACCTGTATCATGTTCCGCTACTGGTAGCAGACCTGTAGTTAATCTTTCTATCACGGTGGATAATGAAGAAATATCACCATCAGATAGCAACACTACAACCAATGCAATTTTAAACGGCACCTTTTTTGACACAAGGATAGTGTTTGCACTGCTAACAGCTGAAGAAACAGGAAATCTAACGTGTTATTGTAGCGGTTTAAGCTACTACTTAGAACAACGGTTGGAAGTGAGCTACTCAACTTATG TATTCCTGGAATCAGTAGGCTTAACACTGCGTCGTGACAACACCTTAATGCAAGTAGCTATAGGATTTCAG AAATCGGGTAAAACTCCTTCGAAAGACTTGGATTTCGTCGTTCCAAGAAATTGCCATTGGCCCAGCCGAACGTTTATTATACACAATAAACCTAAGCTATGCAGTCATGTCCCTGCGAGGGTCCAAGGGTCCAGGACAAGCATACATATGTTATAG